A region from the Drosophila ananassae strain 14024-0371.13 chromosome 2L, ASM1763931v2, whole genome shotgun sequence genome encodes:
- the LOC6501412 gene encoding GTP-binding protein 2: MESFLSLFDPNQDDGFDEEPELNGNSSGAGSSISDYETDANANECRISMGNRPPAESGDLIFDFERGMLPPEPQLGNVEYKLKLVNPSKQRFEHLVTQMKWRLREGNGEAIYEIGVSDAGILQGLSDKDMNASLSTLKQMAHRLGASTSVLRRKTIASRRAVAEVLVRKIPDDQHNIEVRVAVLGGADAGKSTLLGVLTQDQLDNGHGRARLNMFRHMHEIQSGRTSCISHETFGFDALGNVVNYKYNEMMTAEEISDRSSKLVTFMDLAGHRRYMRTTVQALSGYSPHYAMLVVSAGSGCNDTTEEHLAIVRALDMPFFILVTKTDITSPDATVQELCNLLTTIGCRKVPFVVTNTDEAISAGSNQVSENIVPIFCVSNVTGTGLNLVTKFLYVLSPGISNAEKDRLEQESCEFQVDEIFRVPDVGPVVGGLLVQGVLSENMPMKIGPLPDGSFHPVNVNTIHRNKAPCRVVRAGQSASLSFTPDQDLPTLRSGMVLLGDIGNDLDEPYGTYFFQAKVSVLFHATAIYVGFQTTVHIGSIRQTAVIRGIMGGERLGTNDCASVMFEFVGHPEYVRPGMRILFREGTSKGIGVVTQVFPVNKTGTK; the protein is encoded by the exons ATGGAGTCCTTCCTGAGCCTCTTCGATCCGAATCAGGACGATGGCTTCGACGAGGAGCCGGAGCTCAACGGGAACAGCAGTGGTGCGGGAAGCAGTATTAGCGATTACGAGACAGATGCCAATGCCAATGAGTGCCGTATAAGCATGGGAAATAGACCTCCCGCGGAAAGTGGAGACTTGATCTTTGACTTCGAGAGGGGAATGCTGCCCCCTGAGCCTCAGCTCGGGAATGTAGAGTACAAGCTAAAGCTGGTGAATCCTTCGAAGCAGCGCTTCGAGCACCTGGTCACCCAGATGAAATGGCGGCTACGTGAGGGCAATGGCGAGGCCATTTACGAGATCGGGGTCTCCGATGCCGGTATTCTGCAAGGCCTGAGCGACAAGGACATGAATGCATCACTGTCAACCCTGAAACAGATGGCTCATCGCCTAGGCGCAAGCACCTCTGTGCTCCGAAGGAAGACAATCGCATCACGGAGGGCTGTGGCTGAGGTTTTGGTCAGGAAGATCCCAGACGACCAGCACAATATCGAGGTGCGGGTGGCGGTGCTTGGAGGAGCCGATGCTGGCAAGTCCACGCTTCTGGGCGTACTCACACAGGACCAATTGGACAATGGACACGGACGAGCGCGGCTTAACATGTTCCGTCACATGCATGAGATTCAGTCGG GTCGCACCTCCTGCATCTCTCACGAGACTTTCGGCTTTGATGCTCTTGGAAACGTGGTTAATTACAAGTACAATGAGATGATGACGGCCGAGGAGATCAGCGACCGCTCCAGTAAGCTGGTGACCTTTATGGATCTGGCGGGTCATCGACGCTACATGCGAACCACTGTCCAGGCACTGAGCGGATACTCACCTCACTACGCTATGCTGGTGGTTTCAGCCGGAAGTGGCTGCAACGACACCACCGAGGAGCACTTGGCCATTGTCCGGGCCCTAGACATGCCCTTCTTCATTCTAGTGACCAAAACTGATATTACATCGCCGGATGCTACGGTACAGGAACTGTGCAACCTGCTGACCACCATCGGCTGCCGCAAGGTGCCCTTTGTGGTCACCAACACTGATGAGGCCATATCGGCTGGGTCCAACCAGGTCTCCGAGAACATTGTTCCCATCTTCTGCGTGTCAAATGTTACAGGCACGGGTCTCAATCTAGTCACAAAGTTTCTATACGTCCTCTCCCCGGGCATCAGCAATGCCGAGAAGGATCGTCTCGAACAGGAGTCCTGTGAGTTCCAAGTAGATGAGATTTTCCGGGTCCCAGATGTCGGACCTGTGGTGGGTGGCCTGCTGGTTCAGGGTGTGCTCAGCGAAAATATGCCAATGAAAATTGGTCCACTGCCGGATGGAAGTTTCCACCCCGTGAATGTGAACACCATCCATAGGAATAAAGCGCCTTGTCGGGTGGTGCGAGCCGGTCAAAGCGCATCGTTATCCTTTACCCCTGACCAGGATTTGCCTACACTCAGGAGTGGCATGGTGCTGCTTGGAGATATTGGAAACGATTTGGATGAGCCTTATGGAACATATTTCTTTCAG GCTAAAGTTTCTGTGTTGTTCCATGCCACGGCCATCTATGTTGGTTTCCAGACTACGGTGCATATTGGCAGCATAAGGCAGACGGCCGTTATCCGAGGAATCATGGGAGGCGAACGGCTTGGCACAAATGATTGCGCTTCAGTGATGTTCGAGTTCGTGGGCCACCCGGAATACGTACGTCCGGGAATGCGCATCCTCTTCCGCGAGGGCACCAGCAAGGGGATTGGTGTGGTCACCCAAGTTTTCCCAGTTAACAAAACCGGCACAAAGTAG
- the LOC6499163 gene encoding evolutionarily conserved signaling intermediate in Toll pathway, mitochondrial, protein MLRRVQCLIRLHSNGRQALQFRSYAKDGANSKQNPNPNPRAQKQGSKNLPAVRNPFATAQDRTKDSYLTMVEIFNERDVHRRNHVEFIYAALKNMADFGVERDLEVYKALINVMPKGKFIPTNLFQAEFMHYPKQQQCIIDLLEQMEDLGVMPDYEMEAMLLNVFGRQGHPLRKYWRMMYWMPKFKNLSPWPLPDPVPDDTLEIARLAVERMCTVDLRSKVTVFESKDLKDAIDDTWIVSGMSPEQEKLLREHSRQKALYIEGPFHIWLRNRRINYFTLRADPDTEFLAQLDERQLDEDDVSNIEVPFFGRAPPRRHNQLGKLRSVHQQDDGTILAICATGTSTKDSLLSWIRLLEANGNPSIGEVPVLFRFTSTVPAKAKEIEGSAGVPAKSESRCSENGQTRSE, encoded by the coding sequence ATGCTGCGAAGAGTGCAGTGTCTGATCCGGTTGCATAGCAATGGACGTCAGGCACTCCAGTTTAGAAGCTACGCTAAGGATGGGGCGAACTCCAAACAAAATCCTAATCCCAATCCCAGGGCTCAAAAACAGGGAAGCAAAAACCTGCCGGCTGTGAGGAATCCCTTTGCAACAGCTCAAGATAGAACCAAGGACTCGTATCTAACCATGGTAGAGATCTTTAACGAGCGCGACGTTCACCGACGCAACCATGTGGAGTTCATCTACGCCGCCCTTAAGAACATGGCAGACTTTGGAGTTGAACGCGATCTGGAAGTTTACAAGGCTTTAATCAACGTGATGCCCAAGGGAAAGTTTATCCCCACTAATCTGTTCCAAGCTGAATTCATGCATTATCCCAAGCAGCAGCAGTGCATCATTGATCTTCTCGAACAAATGGAGGATTTAGGTGTAATGCCGGATTACGAGATGGAAGCAATGCTCCTGAACGTCTTCGGCCGACAAGGGCATCCCTTGCGCAAGTACTGGCGTATGATGTACTGGATGCCCAAGTTCAAGAACCTATCCCCATGGCCTCTGCCTGATCCTGTTCCTGATGATACCCTAGAGATCGCACGCCTGGCGGTGGAGCGTATGTGCACGGTGGACTTGCGATCGAAAGTGACAGTTTTCGAGAGCAAGGATCTAAAAGATGCCATAGACGACACGTGGATTGTGAGCGGAATGAGTCCAGAGCAGGAGAAACTCCTGAGAGAGCACTCTCGCCAGAAGGCCCTGTACATAGAGGGACCATTCCACATATGGCTCAGAAACCGCCGGATTAATTACTTCACCCTGCGAGCCGATCCGGACACCGAGTTTCTGGCCCAGTTGGATGAGCGACAGCTGGACGAAGATGATGTGTCAAATATTGAAGTTCCATTCTTTGGAAGAGCTCCACCACGGCGTCACAACCAGCTGGGGAAACTGCGTTCGGTCCATCAGCAAGACGATGGCACTATTCTCGCTATCTGCGCCACTGGAACCTCCACCAAGGACTCTTTACTTTCCTGGATTCGGCTATTGGAGGCAAATGGTAATCCCTCCATCGGTGAGGTGCCGGTGCTCTTTAGGTTTACGTCAACAGTACCCGCCAAAGCGAAGGAGATCGAGGGTTCTGCCGGAGTGCCAGCCAAAAGTGAAAGCAGGTGTAGTGAAAATGGACAAACTAGAAGTGAATAA
- the LOC6501413 gene encoding protein dispatched has protein sequence MLCFDSEKMNWYYHVLARRPSLVLVSFAVYSVACIIVALMLNKLPDFSDPTLGFETRGTKIGKRLTAWYNLLQETDHNGALFSNPSDLWEKRRVDHGYGDSSLPSPRKRKNKHKNRKNKKRRKEQNPDLNQTQDHQGVSQKMMLDTFKKRLRPTNPPITDFDRDVWMGDSGVFRDYEITKDGASSSLEPTHHTEKIEYGHNTTSVDEEEHRERVQTKKSTWRLIKQAATMPTDSWADVHARQPSGGFFCDSSPRKEYSHFVVQRIGPNATDSLFDLNGLLAMCQLQDQITNVPSYRAFCEPEMQTTECCRPWSLPNYAALLANKSSCFDLNSEDVTALKNLLTNCFEYFHDLKMDNRCNEIPHCRAPEECQRHNIVFNVLNYLSDLNFIKANDSRDYLKYAVIFVPVAQSNRVLPLFHEWEDVELKNELVKVIAMDLGLENELFNELLLTDVWLVSLGGAFVMASVWLFTGSAFITIMSCIAICFSLGLAYFYYAIVLEFEFFPYMNLLAVVVIIGIGADDVFLFVKIWQCVLAERFSTRCTLSTQSQSALPSPLESSDHTESLENIMALTMRHAAASMFVTSLTTAGAFYASYSSSITAIKCFGIFAGTVVVTNYVLMITWLPASVSVMERIFASRVSCHQPMAQKLTRAIKKSINRFCQVFEECITHSIMNYAYLWLLVFGTLGASSAVIVFWYPGLQLPEKSHFQLFVSQHPFEMYSSIRQQFWFEKPLQAYDNFKMPMHFVWGIEAVDDGDYTNPNSYGNLHYDNNFNISSKSAQLWILDFCQSVRQQPFYKETLGMLLPNCFIENLINFMKRRCIDDMDITRKDRSPCCEAQFPFDPHIFELCLPISISNMYDTWFFRPGLAGPKFADPHRSLESDDYHGLEGNESVELSASMTHLVAKAVIIEFESNMAYSTIYANIKEFYESVENWFQQQLTTAPPELRGGWFTSDLKFYNVQDTLSQDTLISICLAMAASLAVLLCFTVNVLISLYAVLTVSLSIFNTVAVLILMGWKLNILESIAVSTAIGLAVDFSLHYGIHYRMSPMKERIAATQFVLSRIIGPTVMAATTTGMAGGIMMASNILPYIQIGVFLIVVMVVSWFYATFFLMSLLRVAGPQHGFLELKRPQWSKRNSSSNKFYERKPSQVIASEQLLTPTSSAIVELVNSETHELESLNSNSLIKTISGTESGHALSSLTRDSEHSFQTQQEAKYQKYPSASN, from the exons ATGTTGTGTTTCGACTCGGAGAAGATGAACTGGTACTACCATGTCCTGGCCAGACGTCCTTCCTTGGTGCTCGTTTCTTTCGCCGTCTACAGTGTCGCCTGCATCATAGTGGCCCTTATGCTGAATAAGCTACCTGACTTCAGTGACCCCACCCTG GGCTTCGAGACTCGAGGTACCAAGATAGGAAAACGGCTTACGGCTTGGTATAATCTTCTCCAGGAAACAGACCACAATGGCGCACTGTTTTCGAATCCTTCGGATCTGTGGGAGAAACGACGTGTGGACCATGGCTATGGAGATTCCAGTTTGCCAAGTCcccgaaaaagaaaaaacaagcacaaaaacaggaaaaacaaaaaacgacGAAAGGAACAGAATCCCGATCTCAATCAAACTCAAGATCATCAGGGGGTGTCCCAGAAAATGATGTTGGACACGTTTAAGAAACGTTTAAGGCCCACTAATCCACCTATAACAGATTTTGATAGAGATGTATGGATGGGCGACAGTGGAGTGTTTCGCGACTATGAAATAACCAAAGACGGCGCCTCCTCATCTTTGGAACCAACTCACCACACCGAAAAAATTGAATATGGACACAATACTACGTCTGTGGATGAGGAAGAGCACAGGGAGCGAGTACAGACGAAGAAAAGCACATGGCGATTGATAAAACAAGCCGCCACCATGCCCACAGATAGTTGGGCAGATGTCCATGCCCGCCAGCCCAGTGGAGGGTTTTTTTGTGATTCCTCCCCGCGCAAAGAATACTCACACTTTGTGGTCCAGCGCATCGGCCCAAATGCCACTGATTCCCTGTTCGACCTTAATGGTCTCCTGGCCATGTGCCAGCTGCAGGATCAGATAACTAACGTACCCAGCTACCGCGCCTTTTGTGAACCCGAGATGCAGACCACCGAATGCTGTCGGCCGTGGTCACTTCCAAATTACGCCGCCCTGCTAGCCAACAAGAGTTCCTGTTTCGACCTTAACTCCGAGGACGTTACCGCATTAAAAAATCTACTTACCAACTGCTTTGAATACTTTCACGATCTCAAGATGGACAACCGCTGCAACGAGATACCGCACTGCCGTGCTCCTGAAGAGTGCCAACGCCACAATATTGTGTTTAACGTCCTAAATTATCTCAGCGACTTAAACTTTATAAAGGCAAAT gaCTCTAGAGATTACCTAAAATATGCGGTGATATTCGTTCCCGTGGCGCAATCCAATCGTGTGTTACCACTATTCCACGAATGGGAGGACGT GGAACTAAAAAACGAGCTGGTGAAAGTAATCGCCATGGATTTGGGTCTGGAAAACGAGCTCTTCAACGAACTGCTGCTGACGGATGTCTGGCTGGTTTCCCTCGGAGGCGCCTTCGTCATGGCCAGCGTCTGGTTATTTACGGGATCAGCATTCATTACCATAATGTCGTGCATTGCCATTTGTTTCTCGTTGGGACTGGCATACTTTTATTACGCCATTGTTCTCGAGTTTGAGTTCTTTCCCTACATGAACCTATTGGCAGTTGTGGTTATTATTGGGATTGGAGCCGACGATGTGTTCTTGTTTGTAAAAATCTGGCAGTGCGTTTTGGCTGAGAGGTTTAGCACAAGATGTACTTTGAGCACTCAGTCGCAAAGTGCTCTACCATCACCTTTGGAGAGCAGTGATCACACGGAGTCCTTAGAAAATATTATGGCATTGACCATGCGTCACGCTGCTGCCTCCATGTTTGTAACATCCCTGACGACAGCAGGAGCGTTTTACGCGTCCTACAGTAGTTCCATAACTGCCATTAAGTGCTTTGG aatttttgcgGGAACTGTCGTGGTGACAAACTACGTACTTATGATCACTTGGCTGCCCGCATCTGTATCAGTCATGGAACGTATATTTGCCAGCCGGGTTTCATGTCATCAGCCAATGGCCCAGAAACTCACCCGTGCCATCAAAAAGTCAATTAATAGATTTTGTCAAGTATTTGAGGAATGCATCACTCACAGTATCATGAACTATGCCTATCTCTGGCTGTTAGTCTTCGGCACCCTAGGCGCATCGAGTGCCGTTATTGTATTCTGGTATCCAGGACTCCAGCTGCCAGAGAAGTCACACTTTCAACTATTCGTCTCGCAGCATCCTTTTGAGATGTACTCCAGTATTAGGCAGCAATTCTGGTTTGAAAAACCTCTCCAAGCGTACGATAACTTTAAGATGCCCATGCACTTTGTGTGGGGAATTGAGGCGGTGGACGATGGCGATTATACGAATCCCAACTCCTATGGCAACTTGCACTATgacaataattttaatatatctAGCAAGTCAGCGCAGCTCTGGATCCTCGACTTCTGCCAGAGTGTGCGCCAGCAGCCCTTTTACAAGGAGACACTGGGCATGTTGTTGCCAAATTGTTTTATCGAGAACCTCATTAATTTTATGAAACGAAG ATGTATAGATGACATGGACATTACGCGGAAAGATCGTTCACCCTGCTGCGAAGCCCAGTTTCCCTTCGATCCGCACATATTCGAGCTGTGTCTTCCAATAAGTATCTCAAATATGTATGACACCTGGTTCTTCCGACCTGGATTAGCTGGGCCCAAGTTTGCAGATCCCCATCGATCATTAGAGTCGGACGATTACCATGGGCTAGAGGGAAATGAAAGCGTCGAACTTAGTGCATCCATGACACACCTAGTGGCTAAGGCCGTCATTATTGAATTTGAATCAAATATGGCCTATAGCACCATTTACGCTAATATCAAGGAATTTTACGAGTCAGTTGAGAACTGGTTTCAGCAACAACTGACGACAGCGCCCCCGGAACTAAGGGGAGGTTGGTTTACCAGCGACCTTAAGTTCTACAATGTGCAGGACACTCTGTCGCAGGATACCCTTATCTCTATCTGCCTGGCCATGGCCGCCTCTCTGGCAGTGCTGCTTTGTTTTACGGTCAATGTACTGATATCGTTATACGCTGTCCTAACCGTATCCCTCAGTATTTTCAACACTGTAGCTGTTCTTATCCTGATGGGTTGGAAACTTAACATCCTCGAAAGCATTGCCGTAAGTACAGCTATCGGACTTGCGGTAGATTTTAGCCTCCATTATGGCATCCACTACCGAATGTCGCCTATGAAAGAGCGCATAGCCGCCACTCAGTTTGTGTTGTCGCGCATAATTGGACCCACAGTGATGGCTGCCACAACCACGGGAATGGCTGGTGGCATCATGATGGCCTCCAACATTTTACCCTACATTCAAATCGGAGTCTTCCTGATCGTGGTAATGGTTGTGAGCTGGTTCTATGCCACCTTTTTCCTGATGAGTCTCTTGCGAGTGGCTGGACCTCAGCACGGTTTTCTTGAACTGAAAAGACCACAATGGAGTAAGCGAAACAGTTCTAGCAACAAATTTTACGAACG aaAACCGAGCCAGGTGATTGCCAGCGAACAACTACTAACCCCTACTAGTTCAGCAATTGTGGAGCTGGTCAACTCAGAGACACACGAACTTGAGTCCCTAAACTCCAATAGTCTGATCAAGACCATTTCCGGAACGGAAAGCGGCCATGCACTATCATCCCTTACGCGAGACTCGGAACACTCGTTCCAAACGCAGCAAGAGGCAAAATATCAAAAGTATCCGTCTGCATCCAATTGA
- the LOC6499162 gene encoding uncharacterized protein LOC6499162 encodes MDPNRGKDSSSETVYWKDLLPKSRVLITTNRADYVNHTGNFIKSPPVRQTQEDPSLITGHYVHNLKIRGVEQTTRTWPKSMDWREDYKQFIKRAKWCNEKIYKLFFVNPPVDENVLKSYIQDLRKTIYMQDYSPYHYVSLASRRRASNVKNPFEFKEDDYLTNYGCYYNRLQETEPFKSALFEEKPSKDLTVDKFASDMRKLFTKYNCTTYFDEICAPALLKAKDGIMPAGFIDRYQFRKY; translated from the coding sequence ATGGATCCAAACCGAGGTAAAGATAGCTCGTCGGAGACTGTTTATTGGAAGGATCTTCTGCCCAAAAGCAGGGTGTTGATAACTACCAACAGAGCCGATTATGTAAATCATACGGGAAACTTTATCAAGAGTCCCCCTGTTCGTCAGACCCAAGAGGATCCATCTCTTATAACAGGTCACTATGTGCATAACCTGAAAATCCGCGGTGTAGAACAAACGACACGAACCTGGCCCAAATCCATGGACTGGCGCGAGGATTACAAACAGTTCATCAAACGGGCCAAATGGTGCAATGAGAAGATCTACAAATTATTCTTCGTCAATCCGCCCGTTGATGAAAATGTTCTCAAAAGCTACATACAGGATCTGCGAAAAACGATCTACATGCAGGATTACTCGCCATACCATTACGTATCCTTGGCGAGTCGGCGTAGAGCTTCAAATGTTAAGAATCCATTTGAGTTCAAAGAGGACGATTATTTGACCAATTATGGTTGTTACTACAATCGTCTGCAAGAAACTGAACCCTTTAAAAGTGCCCTATTTGAAGAAAAGCCCAGCAAAGACTTAACGGTGGACAAATTTGCGTCTGATATGCGCAAGCTATTCACCAAGTACAATTGTACCACATACTTTGATGAAATCTGCGCTCCGGCCCTTTTAAAGGCCAAGGATGGTATAATGCCTGCAGGTTTCATTGATCGCTATCAGTTCCGAAAATATTGA
- the LOC26514285 gene encoding uncharacterized protein LOC26514285 produces the protein MQKKRLKMESCNIKDILPHCFPYKTTNKTDYMDRTKRFVPTRPIRLVQEDPSLISGHYADNLKVDGIEKKTKTWPTAMDWREEYAQFLLRAKWCNEEIFKLFFVNPPVDYEIMTDYLRDFRKSIYMHDYSPGQYEALVEKRRIPRGSIGFLDNVDYQTTYGHFHNRLQNSEPFRCHLYPMKFKKDISLKKFAAEMRKLFTKLNATTYFDEVCLPALLKAKNGIMPAEFIDRYEFRKY, from the exons atgcaaaaaaaaaggctcAAAATGGAATCGTGCAACATTAAGGACATCTTGCCACATTGTTTTCCATACAAGACCACAAACAAAACGGATTACATGGATCGCACAAAACGCTTTGTTCCTACGCGCCCCATTCGGTTGGTTCAAGAGGATCCATCTCTGATAAGTGGACACTATGCGGATAATCTTAAAGTTGACGGGattgaaaagaaaacaaagacGTGGCCCACGGCCATGGATTGGCGCGAGGAATACGCCCAATTTCTCTTACGTGCCAAATGGTGCAATGAGGAGATTTTCAAGTTGTTCTTTGTAAACCCTCCCGTGGATTATGAGATCATGACAGATTATCTAAGAGATTTTCGAAAATCGATTTACATGCATGATTATTCGCCTGGACAATACGAAGCTTTGGTAGAAAAGCGACGGATTCCCAGAGGTTCAATCGGCTTTCTGGACAATGTCGACTATCAGACAACATACGGCCACTTCCACAATCGGCTGCAGAATTCGGAGCCGTTTCGCTGCCATTTGTATCCAATgaaatttaaa aaagacaTATCCTTGAAAAAGTTTGCTGCTGAAATGCGAAAACTCTTCACTAAGCTCAATGCGACCACTTATTTTGACGAAGTCTGTTTACCAGCCCTGCTGAAGGCCAAAAATGGCATTATGCCGGCTGAATTCATCGATCGATATGAGTTTCGTAAGTACTGA
- the LOC6499161 gene encoding farnesol dehydrogenase produces the protein MDRWQNRVAVVTGASSGIGEACCKDLVAKGLIVVGLARREERLQQLKESLPANQQARFHVRKCDVSVEQQVVDTFAWVDKTLGGADILVNNAGIARDSQIIKADNSADMRAILDTNVLGFVWCTREVFRSQEKRNVTDGHVVVINSIAGHKVPVMPGFSFNLYAPSKFAVTALTEVLRQEFLQKKTQTKITSISPGAVDTEIIDERIKANFPAFPMLRSEDVADAVSYCIQTPPNVQIHELTIKPIGEGF, from the exons ATGGATCGTTGGCAGAATCGCGTGGCTGTTGTTACTGGAGCCAGTTCAGGGATCGGAGAAGCCTGCTGTAAAGACTTGGTGGCCAAGGGATTGATTGTTGTTGGACTGGCTCGTAGGGAAGAGCGCTTACAGCAGCTGAAGGAATCTCTGCCAGCAAATCAACAGGCTCGCTTTCACGTTCGAAAATGCGACGTCAGTGTGGAGCAGCAGGTGGTGGATACTTTCGCCTGGGTGGATAAGACTCTAGGTGGTGCCGACATACTAGTGAATAACGCTGGCATTGCTAGAGATTCGCAAATTATTAAAGCCGATAACTCTGCCGACATGCGCGCCATTCTGGACACCAATGTTCTGGGATTTGTCTGGTGCACCCGAGAGGTATTCCGTTCGCAGGAGAAGCGGAATGTGACAGATGGTCATGTGGTGGTCATCAATAGTATAGCAGGTCACAAAGTTCCAGTAATGCCGGGCTTTAGCTTCAATTTGTATGCTCCATCAAAGTTTGCCGTCACAGCTTTGACTGAGGTCCTGCGCCAGGAGTTTCTACAGAAGAAAACTCAGACAAAGATTACG aGTATTAGTCCCGGTGCCGTTGATACAGAGATCATTGATGAAAGGATCAAGGCTAACTTTCCAGCATTTCCCATGCTAAGATCGGAGGATGTTGCCGATGCCGTTTCCTATTGCATCCAGACTCCACCAAATGTGCAGATTCATGAGTTGACCATAAAGCCGATAGGAGAaggcttttaa
- the LOC6499160 gene encoding farnesol dehydrogenase has translation MDRWQNRVAVVTGASSGIGEACCKDLVAKGLIVVGLARREERLKQLKGSLTADQQARFYIRKCDVSVEQQVVDTFAWVDKTLGGADVLVNNAGVLRFSEITQAGNSADMRDILDTNVLGFVWCTREIFQSQEKRNVTDGHVVVINSVVGHKIPRGSGLSTNLYAPSKFAVTALVEVLRQEFLQKKTQTKITSISPGAVDTEILDDSIKANFPGLPMLRSEDVADAVSYCIQTPPNVQIHELTIKPVGESF, from the exons ATGGATCGTTGGCAGAATCGTGTGGCTGTTGTTACAGGAGCCAGTTCAGGGATTGGAGAAGCCTGCTGTAAAGACTTGGTGGCCAAGGGCCTTATCGTGGTGGGGCTAGCTCGTAGGGAGGAGCGGTTAAAGCAGCTGAAAGGATCTCTGACGGCGGATCAGCAGGCTCGCTTTTACATTCGCAAATGCGACGTCAGTGTGGAGCAGCAGGTGGTCGATACCTTCGCCTGGGTGGACAAGACTCTGGGAGGTGCCGACGTCCTTGTCAATAATGCCGGCGTACTCCGATTTTCCGAAATAACTCAAGCTGGCAACTCCGCTGATATGCGCGACATCCTGGACACCAATGTCCTAGGATTCGTATGGTGTACCCGGGAAATATTCCAATCACAGGAGAAGCGGAATGTAACCGATGGCCATGTGGTGGTCATTAACAGTGTAGTAGGTCATAAAATTCCCCGAGGTTCCGGTCTGAGCACCAATCTATATGCTCCATCGAAGTTTGCTGTTACCGCTTTGGTTGAGGTCCTGCGCCAGGAGTTTCTGCAGAAGAAAACCCAGACTAAAATTACG AGCATTAGTCCCGGTGCCGTTGACACGGAGATCCTTGATGACAGTATCAAAGCGAACTTTCCGGGTTTACCCATGTTACGATCTGAAGATGTTGCGGATGCCGTTTCCTATTGCATCCAGACTCCTCCAAATGTGCAGATCCATGAGTTGACCATAAAGCCTGTGGGAGAAAGcttttga
- the LOC6499159 gene encoding uncharacterized protein LOC6499159: MEEDKTREEILESMDLVFVDAILPRCRKGLDTTNRAHYKDHTEEMKRTKSAWRPQTDPSLISGHFTHNLKVSGQQMITRTWPRSMDWREEYNHFVKRNKWCNPEIYKLFFVCPPIRYQDIVNYLKDLLKTTYMSDYSPKEYISLFKQHRVVLSPDDSKDGIDYQTTYGNYHNRIQEENPFKDSLYEEPDAIAKKMSVPEFEKAMRKLFTKYNLTTYYEEICLPALIKAKNGIMPSGPIDRYTLRKH; encoded by the coding sequence ATGGAGGAGGACAAAACGAGGGAGGAGATATTAGAGTCCATGGACCTGGTTTTTGTGGACGCAATTTTGCCAAGGTGCCGCAAAGGACTCGACACCACCAATAGGGCCCACTATAAGGACCACACAGAAGAGATGAAACGAACCAAGTCCGCGTGGCGCCCACAAACAGATCCATCCCTCATATCCGGTCATTTCACTCACAATCTAAAGGTTAGTGGCCAGCAGATGATAACGAGGACATGGCCCCGTTCCATGGATTGGCGTGAGGAGTATAATCACTTCGTAAAGCGCAACAAGTGGTGCAACCCTGAAATCTACAAGTTATTTTTTGTATGTCCTCCTATCCGCTACCAAGACATAGTGAATTACCTTAAGGACTTGCTGAAAACCACTTATATGTCCGATTACTCCCCGAAGGAGTACATTTCACTCTTCAAACAACACCGTGTTGTTTTGAGTCCAGATGATAGCAAAGATGGCATCGACTATCAGACAACCTATGGTAACTATCACAATCGGATTCAGGAGGAGAACCCTTTCAAAGATTCCCTCTACGAAGAACCAGATGCCATTGCAAAGAAAATGTCCGTCCCAGAATTCGAAAAGGCAATGCGCAAGCTCTTTACCAAATACAATCTGACTACTTATTATGAAGAAATATGCCTTCCGGCGCTCATCAAGGCCAAGAATGGAATAATGCCGTCAGGACCCATCGATCGCTATACTCTTCGAAAGCACTAA